The following are from one region of the Halobacteriovorax vibrionivorans genome:
- the pssA gene encoding CDP-diacylglycerol--serine O-phosphatidyltransferase, with protein MNKYDAQPHRLTFFLPNTFTALNMGCGFAAIIMATKGLYYGACMILILGAIFDSVDGRIARLTGTQSEFGEQFDSISDVISFGMAPAFMIYFKYFQDLGRAGMIISFLYLLCGALRLARFNANINKVPSNYFQGLPIPGAAIAIIGFIMVTLEFDFGMYRNYYAAAYVVFYALLMISNIPFNSFKNSDYVRKNRRKVLALILLILVMVFIYEKLMIFVLISAYVLGCMVYNIFSKDTKVEIFDWEDNDEENES; from the coding sequence ATGAATAAATATGATGCACAACCACATCGATTAACATTTTTTCTACCAAATACATTCACAGCATTAAATATGGGTTGTGGTTTTGCAGCTATCATTATGGCAACAAAGGGCCTTTATTATGGTGCTTGTATGATTCTTATCCTGGGTGCAATTTTTGATAGTGTTGATGGACGTATTGCTAGATTAACAGGGACTCAATCAGAATTTGGTGAGCAGTTTGACTCAATTAGTGATGTCATCTCTTTTGGTATGGCACCGGCCTTTATGATTTATTTTAAATATTTTCAGGATCTTGGTCGTGCGGGAATGATCATCTCTTTCCTCTATCTCCTATGTGGAGCACTTAGGCTTGCAAGATTCAATGCTAATATTAATAAAGTTCCTTCTAACTACTTTCAGGGGTTACCAATTCCTGGAGCGGCCATTGCTATAATTGGTTTTATTATGGTGACATTAGAATTCGATTTTGGAATGTATAGAAATTACTATGCAGCCGCTTATGTTGTTTTCTATGCCTTACTAATGATCTCAAATATTCCCTTTAATTCTTTTAAGAACTCTGATTATGTTAGAAAGAATCGAAGAAAGGTTCTTGCTTTAATACTTCTAATCCTTGTTATGGTCTTTATTTACGAGAAACTGATGATTTTCGTGCTCATTTCTGCTTATGTGCTTGGATGTATGGTGTATAATATATTCAGTAAAGACACAAAAGTTGAAATATTTGACTGGGAAGACAATGATGAAGAAAACGAATCTTAA
- a CDS encoding phosphatidylserine decarboxylase: MKIFYLSKSTINFIIVIAFLLMLLFSFYILLIYLLLVSLFLFLFRRKFIFFKEDQVTTAGTIYAPVSGKISEIKTIDDQKTEISIKMNLLSGYGIYLPISGRFNNVSFNNKEHGNKVTIEDRDSRKIRLFFINSIFKRNPELVVLPGDLGRRQVDFGFYPFGATVKMELDNVQSLVKLHEKVRGGETIIGRYNEESHE, translated from the coding sequence GTGAAAATATTTTATCTATCTAAGTCGACTATTAATTTCATAATTGTCATAGCATTTCTTCTGATGCTCTTGTTTAGCTTTTATATTTTATTAATCTATCTTTTATTAGTTAGTCTTTTTCTGTTTTTATTTCGTCGAAAATTTATTTTCTTCAAAGAGGATCAGGTTACAACTGCTGGAACGATTTACGCACCCGTTTCAGGTAAGATTTCAGAGATTAAAACGATTGATGATCAGAAGACAGAAATTTCTATAAAAATGAATCTCTTAAGTGGATATGGTATTTATTTACCAATTTCAGGCCGCTTTAATAATGTCTCTTTTAATAATAAAGAACACGGAAATAAAGTAACGATAGAAGATAGAGACAGTAGAAAGATTCGTCTTTTCTTTATCAATTCTATATTTAAAAGAAATCCAGAACTCGTTGTTCTTCCAGGTGATTTAGGAAGAAGACAAGTTGATTTCGGATTTTATCCTTTTGGTGCCACCGTTAAAATGGAGTTAGACAACGTTCAATCTCTGGTTAAGCTTCATGAAAAAGTTCGTGGTGGTGAAACAATTATTGGACGCTACAATGAGGAATCACATGAATAA
- the rseP gene encoding RIP metalloprotease RseP: MLEKVVIFILFLGPLVFFHELGHFLFARLFGVRVEVFSIGFGPKLFKWKKGDTEYAFSAIPLGGYVKMYGDDPFNKDGVPEEERKYSFIHKKKWQRFWIVFGGPLANFILAFFIFFALFLTGEKVPEIKIGNVTTESKFYKLGFRSGDIVNKVNEHRITSPSDIVLESDGHIHSITVNRLGESKEVSVDMKPEQFFQELVNYPPFLLLPIVKSKNGDIFLISNSNKPSTKYSLEELSINTQKVYVFPVKSIDSETNKPIFDKNAKVVREIEVSGDLKESLVANDLYPMDLIIKSVQMKSPADKAGLLAGDIITNVGGERVYSFDRLRGRIQDTDGAASLKVIRNGKLKDFQITPEVKTQGDETVKLIGVYSYGIYAPGRYVTTEPMNFFSAIPRSFYRTWDGVVKTFEGFKKLITAEVSLKNIGGPLSIGKVASDSFNTSISYFFQLMALISINLGVINLFPIPVLDGGHIVFLILEAINGGPLSRRKLEIAQQFGLSVLLLLMIGALFNDFTRFF, encoded by the coding sequence ATGTTAGAAAAAGTCGTCATTTTTATTTTATTTTTAGGACCTCTTGTATTTTTTCACGAGCTGGGACACTTCTTATTTGCCAGACTTTTTGGAGTAAGAGTTGAAGTCTTTTCAATTGGCTTTGGCCCTAAATTATTTAAGTGGAAAAAAGGTGATACAGAGTACGCGTTTTCTGCAATCCCTCTGGGGGGATATGTCAAAATGTATGGGGACGATCCATTTAATAAAGATGGTGTTCCTGAAGAAGAAAGAAAATACTCATTTATTCATAAGAAAAAGTGGCAAAGATTTTGGATTGTTTTTGGTGGGCCATTAGCAAACTTTATTTTGGCATTTTTTATTTTCTTTGCATTATTTTTAACAGGAGAAAAAGTTCCTGAGATAAAGATTGGAAATGTTACGACAGAGTCAAAATTTTATAAGCTAGGCTTCAGAAGTGGAGATATTGTTAATAAAGTAAATGAGCATCGTATTACTTCTCCAAGTGATATCGTGTTAGAGAGTGATGGCCATATTCATTCGATTACAGTTAATCGTTTAGGAGAATCAAAAGAGGTTTCAGTTGATATGAAGCCTGAACAATTCTTTCAAGAGCTAGTTAACTATCCTCCGTTTTTACTTCTTCCAATAGTAAAATCAAAGAATGGCGATATTTTCTTAATTTCTAATAGCAACAAGCCTAGTACAAAATATAGCTTAGAAGAGTTATCAATTAACACACAGAAAGTTTACGTGTTTCCAGTTAAAAGTATTGATAGTGAAACTAATAAACCAATATTTGATAAGAACGCTAAAGTTGTAAGAGAGATCGAAGTAAGTGGTGACTTAAAAGAATCTCTTGTCGCTAATGACTTATATCCAATGGACTTAATCATTAAGAGTGTACAAATGAAGTCTCCTGCAGACAAAGCCGGTTTATTGGCCGGTGACATTATTACAAATGTTGGAGGAGAAAGAGTTTACTCTTTTGATCGACTTAGAGGTCGAATTCAGGATACAGATGGGGCAGCAAGCTTAAAAGTTATTAGAAATGGTAAGCTTAAAGATTTTCAGATCACTCCAGAAGTGAAAACTCAAGGTGATGAAACAGTTAAGTTAATTGGTGTTTATAGTTATGGTATTTATGCTCCTGGTAGATATGTTACAACAGAGCCAATGAATTTCTTTTCTGCAATACCAAGAAGTTTCTATCGTACATGGGATGGAGTTGTTAAAACTTTTGAAGGCTTCAAGAAGTTAATTACGGCAGAGGTATCTTTAAAGAATATTGGAGGCCCTTTATCAATTGGAAAGGTTGCTTCTGACTCTTTTAATACATCAATATCGTATTTCTTTCAGTTAATGGCATTAATCTCAATTAATCTTGGAGTTATTAATTTATTTCCTATCCCTGTCTTGGATGGTGGGCATATTGTTTTTCTTATTTTAGAGGCTATAAATGGTGGGCCACTTTCACGAAGAAAGCTTGAGATCGCTCAACAATTTGGTCTTTCAGTACTTCTTCTATTAATGATTGGAGCACTGTTTAACGACTTTACTAGATTTTTCTAA
- a CDS encoding phosphatidate cytidylyltransferase yields the protein MTNTQKRILSAIVMIGIVAIAYSIGVIGIEVLLILVSAACLFEFSVNFLSLKIGSLFSILNFFILIGVQSWATLNPQIFGNQLIPLAGCLVNILLMGYLFISPMDSMRFVKFLKSISIMSMVIFLIPFLNLHSLLHRENWQGLIIILLIFNFGMDTGAWFFGKNFGRTKLWKAVSPNKTIEGLIGGALTSGILGTLAWYYLIGNFEVKYILIFFILGILSQVGDLVQSKFKRQIGVKDSSNLIPGHGGVYDRIDSLLFVIPFYTLLLSDKIL from the coding sequence ATGACAAATACTCAGAAAAGAATCCTATCTGCGATAGTGATGATAGGAATTGTGGCCATTGCCTATTCAATTGGTGTTATCGGGATTGAAGTTTTACTCATCCTTGTTAGTGCCGCCTGTCTTTTTGAGTTTAGTGTTAATTTCCTTTCTTTAAAAATTGGAAGCCTTTTTTCTATCTTAAATTTCTTTATTCTAATAGGTGTTCAGTCTTGGGCAACATTGAATCCACAGATTTTTGGAAATCAGCTGATCCCTCTGGCGGGATGTTTAGTGAACATTTTACTTATGGGATATTTGTTCATTTCACCAATGGACTCCATGAGATTTGTTAAGTTTCTAAAAAGTATTTCTATAATGTCGATGGTTATCTTTTTGATTCCATTTTTGAACTTACATTCACTTCTTCATCGAGAAAATTGGCAAGGCCTTATAATCATTCTACTTATCTTTAACTTTGGAATGGATACTGGGGCCTGGTTCTTTGGTAAGAACTTTGGCCGAACAAAGTTGTGGAAAGCGGTCAGTCCTAATAAGACAATAGAAGGGCTTATTGGTGGAGCCTTAACTTCAGGTATCCTAGGAACTTTGGCCTGGTATTATTTAATTGGTAATTTTGAGGTAAAATATATACTGATCTTTTTTATTTTGGGAATTTTAAGTCAAGTTGGTGATTTAGTTCAGTCAAAATTTAAAAGACAGATTGGTGTAAAGGACAGCTCAAATTTAATACCTGGGCATGGTGGAGTTTACGATAGGATTGATAGCCTATTATTTGTCATCCCTTTTTACACCTTATTATTAAGCGATAAAATTTTATAA
- the uppS gene encoding polyprenyl diphosphate synthase, translating to MDFQVNKLKHVAIIMDGNGRWAQNRAHRRVWGHVRGSSVVSNIVEKADDMGVKALTLYAFSTENWGRPPSEIRTLFLLLKKFLIKERNKVLKNNIKFNIIGDISKLPKDTVKIIDDLKRDSKDNTGLKLTFAFGYGGRAEIISAVNKLIAEDIEVTEESISNALHAPELGDVDLMIRTGGDQRISNFLLWQIAYGELYFTETMWPNFTCTEFEKIIMEVEKRERRFGQVTETESLAATKTQVKNNFRLIN from the coding sequence ATGGACTTTCAAGTTAATAAACTTAAACATGTCGCAATTATAATGGACGGAAATGGGCGTTGGGCACAGAACCGCGCCCATCGTCGTGTTTGGGGTCATGTTCGTGGAAGTTCTGTTGTAAGTAATATCGTTGAAAAAGCAGATGATATGGGGGTTAAGGCTTTAACCCTCTATGCATTTTCAACAGAAAACTGGGGACGTCCCCCTTCTGAGATTAGAACCTTATTTCTACTTCTAAAAAAGTTCTTAATTAAAGAACGAAATAAAGTCTTAAAGAATAATATCAAATTCAATATCATTGGTGATATCTCTAAGCTTCCAAAAGATACAGTAAAGATTATCGATGATCTAAAACGAGATTCAAAAGATAATACAGGCTTAAAGCTCACATTTGCGTTTGGCTATGGTGGGAGAGCTGAAATTATTAGTGCTGTTAATAAATTAATTGCTGAAGATATTGAGGTAACTGAGGAGAGTATTTCAAATGCTCTTCATGCGCCTGAACTTGGTGATGTAGACTTAATGATTAGAACTGGTGGCGATCAGAGAATTTCAAATTTCTTATTATGGCAAATTGCTTATGGTGAGTTGTATTTCACTGAAACAATGTGGCCAAATTTTACTTGTACTGAATTTGAAAAAATTATCATGGAAGTTGAAAAACGTGAAAGACGCTTTGGCCAAGTAACAGAAACAGAGTCATTGGCAGCAACAAAGACTCAAGTGAAAAATAATTTTAGATTAATTAATTAA